The Effusibacillus pohliae DSM 22757 genomic sequence ATGAATTGATTCACGGGTACGGAGACGGATCGTTCAAGCCGGAACGGGTTCTCACTCGCGCCGAGGCTGCCGTACTGCTTGATAAATTGCAGGATAACGGCATTGTGATCGTGGGAGACCAAACCGGAACCAGCACTTCCGGCAACACTTCCGGCAACACTTCCGGCAACACTTCCGGCAACACTTCCGGCAACACTTCCGGCAACACTTCCGGCAACACTTCCGGCAACACCGTTTCCGGGCAGGCGAGCGGACAACAATAACCCACAACAACCAACAACCGGTTACTCGGTTGGAGAACCAAAAAAGGGCTGTGTCGCAAGTCGAAAGCAGACTGCCGCACAGCCCTTTCCTCCTTCATCCCCTTTAACCAGGAACCGGTAAGATTATTGCGGATTTGTGTGTTCCACGTTGTACATTTTCCATGTTCCTTCATCCGGCATCTTCTTCAGGAACACGGTGCCGCTCGAATCCTTGGTGATGGTTACGGACTCAGCACCTTTTGTTACGGTGACCTGATAAATGGCGCCTGTAAGCTCCACTGCGGCAAAGCGATTCGTCTTATTGAGTACATGGGCTGATAGTTGCCCTTTGAGGGTTGCCTCTACCGTATACCCTTCGGAAACCAAAGATTGAATGTCCTTGTTGCCCAACGCAACCCGTGCGTGGTAAAAACCGGTGTTGTAGTTTGCGTTCAGTTCATCCAGACGATTGTATTCCTTCTTTTGGAATGTGGACAGGCTTGCTTGTTCAAACCCAAGAACGACGTTTGTGAGTACTTGATCATCGGGAGCAGCGTTTTTCTCCATATTGAGGCCGTTTTTCAGCATTGCGACGGCTTCTGCGCGAGTGGCCGGGGCAAATGGTTTGAACTGTCCGTCGGGATATCCGCTTACGACGCCGGTGCTGGCCTTTTCAATATACGGTTTTGCCCAGTAATCAGGCACGTCGGTAAATGGTTTCGGCTGCCCATTAAAGGAAACGGAAGCAGAGAAAGCTTTTACCAGCAAAGTGGCCATCTCATCACGCTGAATCAGACGGTTTGGCTCAAAACGGGTGTCGCTGACTCCGCTCACAATACCCAGGGAGCTGGCGATGCGAACATATTCGGCATACCAGCTGCCGGCAGGTACGTCTTCAAACCTCTTTCCTGCCTGATCACTCTTCAAACCCAATGATTTCACCAGCAGGGTGACAAACTCCGCGCGAGTGATCGAGTTATTGGGTTTCACCTTAACGCTTCCGTCCGCCTCGGCATAACCGCTTACTACATCGGCGTACACGGCGTCATACAGCTTTTCCGTGGCCCAATGATTGTCGATGTCCACCGGGTGATATTTGGCCAGCAGATCTTCCGCCCCGATGGCATGTGCGGATGCGGCGGGGCCCAGAAAAAGGCATGCGGTCAAACATGTTTTCAACACTTTCTGAGTCAAACAACCGGATTTCTTCATTGGCAGCTCCTCTCCTATGTATGAGTCCATGCGGTCCACTAAAATTATAAAGGCAGATTTGCGAAATACAAGAATTTTACACAAAATAAATCATTGGTAATTGTTGGTGTGTTGAGAAATTTGTCATTTCAGACAGGATTTTGCCGCTTTCTTGCGAATCTATTAAGTCAGCAAATCCATTTGAGTGAGGTATGGAGATGGGAATCAAACGATCTTTGTATGTGTTTTCTCTGAGCGCCCTATTGGCCGGGGCCACCATTCAGGGTTCATTCGCCGGGAGTGTGTATGCGGCCGATTTTCGTCAGACGGTCGGAACGTTTCCGGCCGGGACGCAAGGAGTGATAACCGACACGGTCAACTTCCGCAGTGGCCCGGGGACCAGCTATTCCGTGCTATCCGTTTTGCAGCCGGGGATGGCTGTGAATGTGCTCAGCCGCAACGAGCAAAACTGGTACCAAATCCAGGTCGGAAATCAGACCGGCTGGGTGTTTGGCGACTACATCGCCCCCAAAACGCCGGATGATCCGAACATCTTTCGCATTACGCCGTATCCTGCTGAGCCCAATTTTTACGAAGTGAGAGACGGGGCGCTGTACCATGTGATCGGCACACCGGAAGCTCGCAGCGCCTCTTTCTATGTAGGGCCGGCTCCTGCGATGCTGCAGCCTGGCAATGTGTACGTCCGTGATGCGAACTACCAATTCTACCGTCGCGCGGCGGATGGGGACCTGCTGGTAGGCTCCTATACACCTCCCTACCTGACGCTCGATCTTCGCTTGCCAACCCGTGTACAGGCGGCAGACATTGATAATTTTATCCGCAGCGTTCGTCCTTCCAGCCCGTTGATTGGCAAGGGCCAGGCGTTTCTGGACGCGCAGGCGAAATACGGCGTGAATGCACACTATCTGGCGGCGCATGCCATCTTGGAAAGCGACTATGGCGAATCGATGATCGCAAAAGACAAAAACAACATATTCGGCTACATGGCATACGATTCCGATCCATATGGGTCGGCCGCTTATTTTGCCTCGATTGAGGACTGCATTAATTTTGTTGCCTATTTTGTTGCCACCCAGTATTTGAGTCCGACCGGAACTTGGTACGAAGGATCGACGCTGGCGGGTATGAACAAGCACTATGCGACCGATCCCTACTGGTCCGAAAAGATTGCCGGGATTATGGCGCGCATCCGCCCGTACAACGCAAACGACTATCAGGGAGTGAGCATTCTGCCCGTCACGGCACCGAAGCCGCCGGGCCCGATTCCGGCTCCGGTCAATACAACGCTGACTGAAACCTATCCGCAGGGAACGACCGCCGTTGTGACGGAAGATGTCAACTTTCGTACGCTGCCGTCGACGTCTGCGGGAAAATACGGGGTCTTGCCGCAAGGTACCACGCTGAACGTGCTGGGGAAAGGAATCGGCAACTGGTATAAAGTGCAATCCGGTTCCCAAACCGGGTGGGTGTACGGCGACTATATCAAGTTAGTGGAGCCGGGCGATCCGCTGCCCAGCCGGGGTGGCATGCCTGGCGGGAACCAGCCACTGTTTGCCGACATCCCGGCTGATCGCTGGTCGAAACCGTTTATCGAAGCGCTGGTCAACAAAAAGATTGTCAGCGGTTATCCGGACGGTACATTCAAACCGACCCAAAATATTACACGCGAACAAAGCGCAAAACTGTTGGTGAAGGCCCTGCAGTTGAACACGGGCAACCGACCCGCTCCGAATGTGACTGACCTGGATCCGAACAGCATCTATTACCAGGATATTGTGACCGTCCTGGCCGAGGGGATTTTTTCCGGGTATGACGGCAAGTTCCATCCGGGTGAATCGTTAACGCGCGGCCAGATGGCGTCCATCCTGGTCAAGGCATTCCGCCTGCAGGGGACAGGCAGTGACAAATTCAATGATGTAAAAGGCCACTGGGCGGCCAATGCGATCGGCATTCTGGCCGCGAACGGAATTGCCAGCGGGTATGGGGACGGGACATTCCGTCCCGACAATCCGATCACCCGCGAGGAGTTTGCCGCAATCCTGTCGAAACTGGTCAAGTGATCGTCCGAACGGGCAGGAAGATGCGCCAATAAGGGCTGACAACCGATAACCACCTGTGTAGCTGTCCGTGTGTTATAATAAATGAAAGTTACGGGGGGCGGTTGGGATGGACGAAACCAAAGTGCTGTTGAACAAAATTTTGGAACGGTTGGACATCCAAAGTGCCGAGATTAAGTCGTTGGAGGCCCGAATCAACGCGCGCTTTGAAGGGCAAAGTGACGCGATCAAGGCGTTGGAAGCCCGTATGAACGATCGATTTGAGGCGCTGGAGGACCGGATGAATGAGCGACTTGAGCAGCAAAACGCCGAGATCAAATCGCTCAGCGCGGAAATGAAGGCGATGGAGGAACGGCTTACAGATCGCTTGGATCAGCTGGAAGGAATGTGGAGTTTTCGGTTGTCTATGATATAGTTATAGGGGACGTGTAAAAGCAAGGGGTGAACGATGCATGAACACATATGAGGATGTACCTCCTGTCCTGACGATCGTGGTGCCCTGCTATAACGAAGAAGAGGTGCTGCCGGAAACGATCGGCCGGTTAAGCAAGGTGCTTGACGGACTGATCCGGGAACGCCTGATCGCCGAGGAAAGCACCGTCTTGTTTGTGGACGACGGGAGCCGGGACCGGACATGGGACATCATAGTGCAATACAACCAGTCCAATCCATATGTGACTGGACTTAAACTGGCTCACAATGCGGGCCATCAGAGCGCGCTGCTGGCCGGACTGATGAAGGCGAAACAGACGTCCGACTGCGTGATTTCGATCGACGCCGACCTGCAGGACGATGTCGATGTGATTCGCGAGTTTATCTTGAAGTTCCATGAAGGCTATGAGGTGGTGTACGGGGTTCGCAGAAGCCGTGCGACCGACACGGCGTTCAAGCGGTCCACCGCGTTGTGGTTTTACCGGTTGATGCAATGGATGGGCGTCGATATCGTGTACAACCATGCCGACTATCGGCTGACCAGCAAACGGGTGCTCGACAACCTGGAGAATTTTAAGGAAGTCAATTTGTTCCTGCGCGGCATCATCCCGTTGATCGGCTTCAAATCGACAGAGGTCTACTACGACCGGCATGAGCGGTTTGCCGGCGAGTCGAAGTACCCGCTGAAGAAAATGCTGTCGTTTGCGTTTGACGGAATCACGTCTTTCAGCGTGACACCGATTCGGCTGGTGACGGTTGCCGGCTTTCTGTTTTTCCTGATCAGCATTTTGGCTGGAGTGTACGTGCTGGTCGACAAGCTGCAGGGGGATACGGTGAGCGGATGGGCTTCCCTGATGATCTCGATCTGGTTTATCGGGGGAATTCAACTGTTGAGCCTTGGCTTGATCGGCGAATACATCGGAAAAATTTACAAGGAAGTGAAGCGGCGTCCTCTCTATATCGTGGAGGAAGAGCTGTCTTCCATTCGGAGTGCGGCACGGGAACGGGTTCGCGTATGAACCATTCGTTCGCTAGGTTTCTGTTGGTCGGCGTGTTGAATACGTTGGTGGGGCTGTCCTCCACGTACCTGCTGCTGAACGCGGTTGGATTGAACTATTGGTGGTCCACTTTTTTGGGGAACAGCATCGGGGCGGTCTGCAGTTATTTTCTCAACCGGAGCTTTACGTTTCGGTCGGATGTGAGCATCAAAAGCAGCTTTTGGAAGTTTGCTCTGGTGATTCTCACATGCTACGCCATTTCCTATTGGCTGGGATTGCTTCTGTCCTCACTCCTGCTCTCCGTGTTTGGCCGGACGGACAACAAAATCGTGGAAAATCTCGCCGTTCTCGTCAGCACCGGCGTTTATACGGTGACCAATTATCTGGGCCAACGATTTTTTGCGTTCCGACAGAAGCCGGGTGCAGCCGTTTTCGAGAAGAATTGACAACCAGAGTGGCGGAGTGTGCCTTTGCTCCGCCATTTTCCTTCAGGCCTGACTCCCGCTCTCCCTGGCCAAAACTCCGATGTACGAGACCGTTGCGATGATAAAAAACAGCAGCACCGGAAAATTGTAGCGGGGTTGTCCCTCCGTGACGAAATAGACGGCGGAGAAAAACGCGATGTTCAGCGTCACAACGGTCGTACCGAAGCCAATTGCGGATGATTTGCGAAACAGGCTTGCGGCAAGACGTTTCAAGTTTAGCAGCGTGTATACGAACCCGAACGAACTGAGCAGATACACGACCACGCTGCTGAACGACAGGAACAGATTGAGTGTTCGTTCGAACCGTACGCCGTGCGAAGGCTGCCGCAGCTGGTTCATGGTCCATTTTTCAATATCGGCCGCTCCATTGAAAAATGTATTTTTCAAACGGAGGGTCCCTAGCTGCAGGAACTCGATCGGATGGCTGAAAATCCACTGTTTGGCCGCTTCTTTATACAGCTCATCCGTCTGCGGCGGATGCTCGGGATAGGTGGTGCCTCTCTCCACAAACTTTTGTTTGAACTCGTCCGAAACTTGAATGTATTGCGGGTCCAGCCAGCCGCCGTGCCAGTTGTAGTCGTTGTTGTTGATAAACAGCACATAGCCGCCGTTGTGGGAGACAGGGATGAACAGGTGGAACGTCTGGTAATTGCGGTAGGTCCAGGGTGCAATCACGGCGGCCATCACGAGCGACACCGACAAAGTGGCGATTGCCGTTTCCCGCACCGATTTGCTGCGAATCCACTCGGCCGCCGCAAACGCGGCGGGGTAGGCGATGAAAAAAGGCCGTGTCAACGAGGCGAAAGCAATGAAAACACCGAGCAGCGGATATCGCAGACGTTTGTCAAAATTGGACAGCTGCAGCAGGAGTGTGACGGAAAGAAACAGGGTGAACAGGATTTCCGTCCCCACCACGCTTGTATAGGCAATGTAGTTCGGCAGCAGGGCGGTTGCAACATAGGCGGCATAGGTCCATTTTTTGTTTGGAAACAGCCGCCAATAAATGAAAAACAACACGGCCATCGTCAGGACGGACAAGGCCACGTTGAGATACTTTGCATAGATCAGTCCCGTTTGGCCGATCGCTTTAAAACACAGCCCCAGCACCAAAGGATACGCCATGCCTTGGAATGCAACCGGGTTTCCGTTCAAGCTGATGCCCTGGTCGTGGTAGACGCTTTCGGCGATTTTATAATACCCGAGAAAATCGGATTCCGGCACGTTCGGCACATGCACGATCCACAGATACCGCAGAATCGCGCCGATGGCTGTAATGAACGCGAAGCACATCGCGTCTGCTGCTTGCAACCGTGTTGTTGGTTTCATGGGTTCCCTCCTTCCGCTTTGCCACGCTAGATATGTATCATTATACTTTTTTTCCACTCTATGTATAAGGTCTTCAAACGAAAGGATAAAAGTCAGGGGATGTCGAATGTCCATAGGGAGATGGTACCAAAGCGTGGGGAGAGGAGACAGGAAGAGTATGTGGGAATGGTCATGGCGAAAGAAATGGACCGCGGCGGTGCTTGCAGCCGGCTTGGCAGTGCCGGCGGGAGCGGCCGTTTTCCCCGCATCGGTTCTGGCGGAAGAACAATCGATTAGCAAAAATGAGGCCACTCTGTTTCAGGTGTTCGAAACGCTGCGTGACCTGCACTGGTCGAATATCGGCGAGAACAAGCTGCTTCGGGGCGCTGTGCAGGGAATGCTGGATGCCCTGAACGATCCGTATTCGGAATATTTTACCGCGGAAGAATACCAAGAGTTCGTGAATGCGATTAACCAGAGTTACGCGGGGATCGGGATCCGGCTTGGACAGGACGAAAGCGGATACCTGGTCGATGAGGTATTCCCGTCGTCTCCCGCTGTATCGGCAGGATTGAAAAAAGGGGATCGGATTCTTGCGATCGACGGTCACGACACAAAGGGGAAACCGATCCAGGAAGTTTCCGGCTGGATCCGGGGGCAGGCGGGAAGTGCGGTCACGTTGACAATCGAACGGGCCGGACAAAACCCCTTTTCCGTAACGGTCACCCGGCGCGCGATCACACTTCCGGCGGTCACATCCACATTGTTGGACCCAGAGACCGGTTATATTCGCATCCTGTCTTTCAGCGAGTCGGCCGGGCAGGAGTTCGATCTCGCGCTGGCCGACCTGCAGCGCAAAGGCATCAAATCGCTGGTGCTGGATGTGCGGGGAAATGGCGGCGGACTGCTCGATTCGGCCGTGCATATTGCGGACCGCTTTTTGCGAGAGGGATTAATCGTTCAATTGAAGGAGCGGCAGTCGGAACAGCAAATCAACGCAGATTTGGAGGGCGTCGATCTGCCGGTGGCGGTGCTGGTTGATCAAGGGAGCGCCAGCGCATCCGAACTTTTGGCGGGCGCGTTGCAGGCAAACCACCGCGCAAAGCTGATCGGCCAGCGGACGTATGGCAAGGGGGTCATGCAGCGAGGGATGCAGTTGGCGAACGGCGATATTTTGAAGCTGACGGTCGGCCAGTTTTATTTTGCCGACGGCTCGTCGCCGCAAGGCAGCGGTCTCAAACCGGATCGATCGGTCGCCATCAAGGAACTGCAGGTGCCGGTTGCCCTGGAAACGCTTCATCCGGAGCGGAGCAAGGCGGTTCGATTTGATTTGACGAACCAGAAAACGTATGTGAATCAGGTTGAGGTGGCCGGTCAAAAGACGATCGTGAAAAATGGGAAACGGTACGTTCCGCTGCGTTTCGTGCTGGAGGCGTTGGGTTCGGAAGTCACATGGAATCCGCAGGAGCGGTCCATTTTGTTCCAATATAAAGGCCGGAATTACAAATTGTCGGTATCGAACGACGTGCTGTCGGTCAACGGCCAAGACCTGCAGATCAACACGCCGTTTTTCATAGAGTCGGGAGTTTCCTATCTGTCGATCGAGGCGGTTCAGGCTGCTTTGCAACCGAATCGTTTGAGCATTTCGCCGGATTCGATTGAGATTGCAGATTAAATCCCATCTCATGCGGGAGAACGCTAAAATGGGAGGTATAGTTTTGAAATTCTCGCGCTCCACGGCCTGCTTGTTGGCGATCCTGGCACTTGGCACAGGACTTCGCCTGCTGTGGATTTACTATGTGAACACGCAACCGGTATATGATTTCAAGCGGTATCATGATCTCGCGATGTCCCTGCTTCAGACTGGGCGTTATACACTGCCGGAAGGGCTTGATTATATCAAGTCCAACACCCTCTATATCCAGACAGGGGTTCATTATCCGACGGCGTTTCGGCCGCCGGGGTATCCATTTTTTCTGGCCGCGGTGTATGCGCTGCACCCTTCGATTTTGGCGGCCAAATTGGCAAATGTAGGGCTCAGCACGGTATGGATGGTTTGCATGTACCTGTTGGGGAGCAGGTTTTTCAGCGAACGGATTGGATTGTGGGCGGCGTTTCTGACGGCGATCTTTCCCCCCGCGATCAGCTACACCAGCGTGATCAGCACGGAGATTCTGTCTGCAGCCTTGCTGCTGGTCATCTTGTGCATTCATTTTTATCGGATCGGCCGGCCGTGGGTGAGACATCCGGTGCTCGGCTGCCTGATGGGTTTCCTGAGCCTCGTCAAACCGTATTTTATCGTGTTGCCGGCGATTTATGGCCTGCTGGTGTGGTGGCAGCAGCGGGAGCAGGACGCTGCGGCGACTATCAGGCGACGCATCGTCCGGATCGCAGTTCCGGTCCTGACGGTGACGCTGACGATGGCCGCCGTGATTTCTCCGTGGACGATTCGCAATTACCTGGTGTTCCACCGGTTTGTTCCGATTTCAACCAACGGCGATTTTGTACTGTATATCAACAACAATGACTTGAGCCAAGGCATCTATATGGATGTGATGAAAGTTCCGAATTCGATTTTCAAGACGGATCGCATTCTGAATGAGCAAGGAGAGTACAACGAGGCGGATGCGATGAAGCTGGCGCGGCAAGAGGCGATCCGCTGGATTCGGCTGCACCCGGACAAGTTCGTGCTGTTGGGGCTGACGCGGTTGGCCGTCAGTTATCTGAACGTGGGAGCCGAAATCTGGGAGTGGACCATGTCGCAAGCACAGTTGCGATTCGACCCCGTATGGATCCAGCCGCTGATTCAGGCGGAACGGGTATCCGGCCTGGTAGTGGTTGGAGGAGGGGCATTTTACAGCCTGGTGGTTCTCTTCAACTTGCTGCGCAGGCAGAAGATGAATCAACTGCATGTGATCAATCTTCTGTTTGTCGCTTTCTTTACGATGGTGATTTTCGCTTCTGAAGGACAGCCGCGCTAT encodes the following:
- a CDS encoding S-layer homology domain-containing protein — protein: ELIHGYGDGSFKPERVLTRAEAAVLLDKLQDNGIVIVGDQTGTSTSGNTSGNTSGNTSGNTSGNTSGNTSGNTSGNTVSGQASGQQ
- a CDS encoding S-layer homology domain-containing protein, which translates into the protein MKKSGCLTQKVLKTCLTACLFLGPAASAHAIGAEDLLAKYHPVDIDNHWATEKLYDAVYADVVSGYAEADGSVKVKPNNSITRAEFVTLLVKSLGLKSDQAGKRFEDVPAGSWYAEYVRIASSLGIVSGVSDTRFEPNRLIQRDEMATLLVKAFSASVSFNGQPKPFTDVPDYWAKPYIEKASTGVVSGYPDGQFKPFAPATRAEAVAMLKNGLNMEKNAAPDDQVLTNVVLGFEQASLSTFQKKEYNRLDELNANYNTGFYHARVALGNKDIQSLVSEGYTVEATLKGQLSAHVLNKTNRFAAVELTGAIYQVTVTKGAESVTITKDSSGTVFLKKMPDEGTWKMYNVEHTNPQ
- a CDS encoding S-layer homology domain-containing protein, which codes for MGIKRSLYVFSLSALLAGATIQGSFAGSVYAADFRQTVGTFPAGTQGVITDTVNFRSGPGTSYSVLSVLQPGMAVNVLSRNEQNWYQIQVGNQTGWVFGDYIAPKTPDDPNIFRITPYPAEPNFYEVRDGALYHVIGTPEARSASFYVGPAPAMLQPGNVYVRDANYQFYRRAADGDLLVGSYTPPYLTLDLRLPTRVQAADIDNFIRSVRPSSPLIGKGQAFLDAQAKYGVNAHYLAAHAILESDYGESMIAKDKNNIFGYMAYDSDPYGSAAYFASIEDCINFVAYFVATQYLSPTGTWYEGSTLAGMNKHYATDPYWSEKIAGIMARIRPYNANDYQGVSILPVTAPKPPGPIPAPVNTTLTETYPQGTTAVVTEDVNFRTLPSTSAGKYGVLPQGTTLNVLGKGIGNWYKVQSGSQTGWVYGDYIKLVEPGDPLPSRGGMPGGNQPLFADIPADRWSKPFIEALVNKKIVSGYPDGTFKPTQNITREQSAKLLVKALQLNTGNRPAPNVTDLDPNSIYYQDIVTVLAEGIFSGYDGKFHPGESLTRGQMASILVKAFRLQGTGSDKFNDVKGHWAANAIGILAANGIASGYGDGTFRPDNPITREEFAAILSKLVK
- a CDS encoding glycosyltransferase family 2 protein yields the protein MNTYEDVPPVLTIVVPCYNEEEVLPETIGRLSKVLDGLIRERLIAEESTVLFVDDGSRDRTWDIIVQYNQSNPYVTGLKLAHNAGHQSALLAGLMKAKQTSDCVISIDADLQDDVDVIREFILKFHEGYEVVYGVRRSRATDTAFKRSTALWFYRLMQWMGVDIVYNHADYRLTSKRVLDNLENFKEVNLFLRGIIPLIGFKSTEVYYDRHERFAGESKYPLKKMLSFAFDGITSFSVTPIRLVTVAGFLFFLISILAGVYVLVDKLQGDTVSGWASLMISIWFIGGIQLLSLGLIGEYIGKIYKEVKRRPLYIVEEELSSIRSAARERVRV
- a CDS encoding GtrA family protein: MNHSFARFLLVGVLNTLVGLSSTYLLLNAVGLNYWWSTFLGNSIGAVCSYFLNRSFTFRSDVSIKSSFWKFALVILTCYAISYWLGLLLSSLLLSVFGRTDNKIVENLAVLVSTGVYTVTNYLGQRFFAFRQKPGAAVFEKN
- a CDS encoding glycosyltransferase family 39 protein; its protein translation is MKPTTRLQAADAMCFAFITAIGAILRYLWIVHVPNVPESDFLGYYKIAESVYHDQGISLNGNPVAFQGMAYPLVLGLCFKAIGQTGLIYAKYLNVALSVLTMAVLFFIYWRLFPNKKWTYAAYVATALLPNYIAYTSVVGTEILFTLFLSVTLLLQLSNFDKRLRYPLLGVFIAFASLTRPFFIAYPAAFAAAEWIRSKSVRETAIATLSVSLVMAAVIAPWTYRNYQTFHLFIPVSHNGGYVLFINNNDYNWHGGWLDPQYIQVSDEFKQKFVERGTTYPEHPPQTDELYKEAAKQWIFSHPIEFLQLGTLRLKNTFFNGAADIEKWTMNQLRQPSHGVRFERTLNLFLSFSSVVVYLLSSFGFVYTLLNLKRLAASLFRKSSAIGFGTTVVTLNIAFFSAVYFVTEGQPRYNFPVLLFFIIATVSYIGVLARESGSQA
- a CDS encoding S41 family peptidase, translating into MWEWSWRKKWTAAVLAAGLAVPAGAAVFPASVLAEEQSISKNEATLFQVFETLRDLHWSNIGENKLLRGAVQGMLDALNDPYSEYFTAEEYQEFVNAINQSYAGIGIRLGQDESGYLVDEVFPSSPAVSAGLKKGDRILAIDGHDTKGKPIQEVSGWIRGQAGSAVTLTIERAGQNPFSVTVTRRAITLPAVTSTLLDPETGYIRILSFSESAGQEFDLALADLQRKGIKSLVLDVRGNGGGLLDSAVHIADRFLREGLIVQLKERQSEQQINADLEGVDLPVAVLVDQGSASASELLAGALQANHRAKLIGQRTYGKGVMQRGMQLANGDILKLTVGQFYFADGSSPQGSGLKPDRSVAIKELQVPVALETLHPERSKAVRFDLTNQKTYVNQVEVAGQKTIVKNGKRYVPLRFVLEALGSEVTWNPQERSILFQYKGRNYKLSVSNDVLSVNGQDLQINTPFFIESGVSYLSIEAVQAALQPNRLSISPDSIEIAD
- a CDS encoding ArnT family glycosyltransferase — translated: MKFSRSTACLLAILALGTGLRLLWIYYVNTQPVYDFKRYHDLAMSLLQTGRYTLPEGLDYIKSNTLYIQTGVHYPTAFRPPGYPFFLAAVYALHPSILAAKLANVGLSTVWMVCMYLLGSRFFSERIGLWAAFLTAIFPPAISYTSVISTEILSAALLLVILCIHFYRIGRPWVRHPVLGCLMGFLSLVKPYFIVLPAIYGLLVWWQQREQDAAATIRRRIVRIAVPVLTVTLTMAAVISPWTIRNYLVFHRFVPISTNGDFVLYINNNDLSQGIYMDVMKVPNSIFKTDRILNEQGEYNEADAMKLARQEAIRWIRLHPDKFVLLGLTRLAVSYLNVGAEIWEWTMSQAQLRFDPVWIQPLIQAERVSGLVVVGGGAFYSLVVLFNLLRRQKMNQLHVINLLFVAFFTMVIFASEGQPRYMFVMFPFFLLGIAWMGARMSAALTND